One window from the genome of Anopheles coluzzii chromosome X, AcolN3, whole genome shotgun sequence encodes:
- the LOC120958624 gene encoding neuroglian isoform X7 has translation MRTTHSSSGSAPATQLLLAAAVVLMLNVLTVHSLIHSPPRIIKQPPPDEMLFQVAQQGESDKPFLIECEAEGEPTPKYRWIKNGKKFEWQTYDDRMSQQPGRGTLVITSPRDEDLGQYQCFAENEHGTATSNSVFVRKAELNSFKDGSPQTLQADEGKPFKLVCQPPDGWPKPNVYWMIQNMDGGIRSINNSRMTLDPEGNLWFSNVTRDDESNDFFYACAASSVFRSEYKIGNRVLLQVKQTGISAAQNRHPPQRQYVSRKNEVALKGKQIELFCIYGGTPLPETVWTKNGRAIVWNDKIQQDNYGKSLKIRRVSSEDAGTYTCEVSNGVGQADSYSINLAVNAVPYFTVEPEIVNAAEGETAEFKCEAAGNPKPNIMWIHNGKQIDVSQGNARRIVGSSSIYISKLQKSDTGNYGCNATNSLGYVYKDVYLNVLALAPEITDPPKREFTVDQRNVTMTCRVFGAPKPQVKWLRNDRELTGGRYQTMPSGDLFIRDVKFDDAGEYTCHAVNNLGSKSASGELIVKERTVINDPPQDYEAEAGTTVTFRCNAIADSSLELTIEWLTKGEIIDFENQPRFIRTSDNSLMISKTIELDTGTYTCLARTDLDEVMANATLTVMDRPNPPTLTRVNCKGKVAQIEWISNGDNRSPILNYIIEYNTSFTPDTYDVLSDDVPGTDFAWTVNTTPWNNYTFRVIAVNKVGRSLPSGHSDVCTTESSVPYKNPDNLEGEGTTPTNLVIKWRPLAQVDHNAPGLHYRVYWRRDIPGAEWNSADVRDWRQSSYTVEGLPTFTRYSVKVVALNDRGEANSGPWEIMAYSGEDTPLDAPANFTLIQVTGPTAAILSWNPVTPESLRGHFKGYKIQTWTEADGEENLREILITADSKQALVTDFVPDATNYARILAYNGRYNGPASTTLSFDTPEGVPNTIQALEAYPLGSSAFLLRWKKPLQPNGKLTGYRIYYEEVKGTTVGPRMEREPHISDPAVLEAKLGRLKPAAKYRIHVVATTKAGEGQDFYIERATSSGLGLPPDVPNFYWENIRSENGLANIKVVWQPALGGKAGSHFYVKYRVKDESSWQTTDPELYENYLIVHGINPDHLYEFRVVSVDGEYQTESATQEVDTYGIQSSVKVPGDNIATAGWFIGMMLAIAFLILVLIIICIVKRNRGGKYDVHDRELANGRNDYTEEGGFPEYSQPRYE, from the exons ATACCGTTGGATCAAGAACGGCAAAAAGTTCGAATGGCAAACGTACGACGACCGGATGTCCCAGCAGCCGGGGCGTGGTACGCTGGTAATTACGTCACCGCGCGACGAAGATCTCGGCCAGTACCAGTGCTTCGCGGAGAACGAGCACGGTACCGCCACCTCCAACTCGGTGTTTGTGCGCAAGGCGGAGCTGAACTCGTTCAAGGACGGTTCGCCCCAGACGCTGCAGGCGGACGAGGGCAAACCGTTCAAGCTGGTCTGCCAGCCGCCGGACGGCTGGCCGAAGCCGAACGTCTACTGGATGATCCAGAACATGGACGGGGGCATCCGGAGCATCAACAACTCGCGCATGACGCTCGACCCGGAGGGCAACCTGTGGTTCTCGAACGTGACGCGCGACGACGAATCGAACGACTTCTTCTACGCCTGTGCCGCCTCGTCCGTGTTTCGCAGCGAGTACAAGATCGGCAACcgggtgctgctgcaggtgaAGCAGACGGGCATCTCGGCGGCCCAGAACCGGCACCCGCCCCAGCGCCAGTACGTGTCGCGCAAGAACGAGGTCGCGCTGAAGGGCAAGCAGATCGAGCTGTTCTGCATCTACGGCGGCACGCCGCTGCCCGAGACGGTGTGGACGAAGAACGGGCGGGCGATCGTGTGGAACGACAAGATCCAGCAGGACAACTACGGCAAGTCGCTCAAGATACGGCGCGTCTCGTCGGAGGATGCGGGCACGTACACGTGCGAGGTGTCGAACGGCGTCGGGCAGGCGGACTCGTACTCGATCAACCTGGCGGTGAACGCGGTGCCGTACTTTACGGTCGAGCCGGAGATCGTGAACGCGGCGGAGGGCGAGACGGCCGAGTTTAAGTGCGAGGCGGCCGGCAACCCGAAGCCGAACATCATGTGGATCCACAACGGCAAGCAGATCGACGTGAGCCAGGGCAATGCGCGCCGCATCGTCGGCTCGTCCAGCATCTACATAAGCAAGCTGCAGAAGAGCGACACGGGCAACTACGGCTGTAACGCGACCAACTCGCTCGGCTACGTGTACAAGGACGTGTACCTGAACGTGTTGGCGCTCGCGCCAGAAATTACCGATCCGCCCAAGCGCGAGTTCACCGTCGACCAGCGCAACGTGACGATGACGTGCCGGGTGTTCGGTGCGCCGAAGCCGCAGGTCAAGTGGCTGCGGAACGACCGCGAGCTGACCGGCGGCCGGTACCAGACGATGCCGAGCGGCGACCTGTTTATCCGCGACGTGAAGTTCGACGACGCGGGCGAGTACACGTGCCACGCGGTGAACAATCTCGGCAGCAAGTCGGCGTCCGGCGAGCTGATCGTGAAGGAGCGCACGGTCATTAACGATCCGCCGCAGGACTACGAGGCGGAGGCGGGCACGACCGTCACGTTCCGCTGTAACGCGATCGCCGACTCGTCGCTCGAGCTGACGATCGAGTGGCTGACCAAGGGCGAGATCATCGACTTCGAGAACCAGCCGCGCTTCATCCGCACCTCCGACAACTCGCTGATGATTTCGAAAACGATCGAGCTGGACACGGGCACCTACACCTGTCTGGCCCGCACCGACCTGGACGAGGTGATGGCGAACGCGACGCTCACCGTGATGGACCGGCCGAACCCGCCGACGCTGACGCGCGTCAACTGCAAGGGCAAGGTGGCCCAGATCGAGTGGATCTCGAACGGCGACAACCGGTCCCCGATCCTGAACTACATCATCGAGTACAACACCTCGTTCACGCCCGACACGTACGACGTGCTGTCGGACGACGTGCCCGGCACGGACTTCGCCTGGACGGTGAACACCACGCCCTGGAACAACTACACCTTCCGCGTGATTGCGGTGAACAAGGTCGGCCGGTCGCTGCCGTCCGGCCACAGCGACGTCTGCACGACCGAGTCGAGCGTGCCGTACAAAAATCCGGACAATCTCGAGGGCGAAGGCACGACGCCGACCAATCTCGTAATTAAGTGGCGTCCGCTCGCGCAAGTCGACCACAACGCGCCCGGCCTGCACTATCGCGTCTACTGGCGGCGGGACATACCCGGCGCGGAGTGGAACTCGGCGGACGTGCGTGACTGGCGCCAGTCGTCCTACACGGTCGAGGGTTTGCCGACGTTTACGCGCTACAGCGTGAAGGTGGTGGCGCTGAACGATCGCGGCGAGGCGAACTCGGGCCCGTGGGAAATCATGGCGTACAGCGGGGAGGATACGCCGCTCGATGCGCCGGCCAACTTTACGCTGATCCAGGTGACGGGACCGACTGCGGCCATCCTCAGCTGGAACCCGGTGACGCCCGAATCGCTGCGCGGCCACTTCAAGGGCTACAAGATCCAAACCTGGACCGAGGCGGACGGCGAGGAGAACCTGCGCGAGATACTGATCACCGCCGACTCGAAGCAGGCGCTCGTGACGGACTTCGTGCCGGACGCGACCAACTACGCCCGCATCCTCGCGTACAACGGCCGGTACAACGGGCCGGCCAGCACGACGCTGTCGTTCGACACGCCCGAGGGCGTGCCGAACACGATCCAGGCGCTCGAGGCGTACCCGCTCGGGTCGTCCGCGTTCCTGCTGCGCTGGAAGAAACCGCTGCAACCGAACGGCAAGCTCACCGGCTACCGGATCTACTACGAGGAGGTGAAGGGCACGACGGTGGGCCCGCGGATGGAGCGCGAACCGCACATCTCCGATCCGGCCGTGCTGGAGGCGAAGCTGGGCCGCCTGAAGCCGGCTGCCAAGTATCGTATTCACGTCGTCGCCACCACCAAGGCTGGCGAAGGTCAAGA CTTCTACATCGAGCGGGCCACCTCGTCCGGTCTGGGTCTGCCACCGGACGTACCCAACTTCTACTGGGAAAACATCCGGTCGGAGAACGGGCTCGCCAACATCAAGGTGGTGTGGCAGCCGGCCCTCGGCGGCAAGGCTGGCTCGCACTTCTACGTCAAGTACCGCGTCAAGGACGAGTCGAGCTGGCAGACGACCGATCCGGAGCTGTATGAAAACTATCTGATCGTGCACGGCATCAACCCGGACCATCTGTACGAGTTCCGGGTCGTGTCGGTCGACGGCGAATATCAGACGGAATCGGCCACGCAGGAAGTCGACACCTACGGCATCC AGAGCTCCGTGAAGGTGCCGGGCGATAACATTGCGACGGCCGGCTGGTTCATCGGCATGATGCTGGCGATCGCGTTCCTCATACTGGTGCTGATCATCATCTGCATCGTGAAGCGCAACCGGGGCGGCAAATACGACGTGCACGATCGGGAGCTGGCCAACGGCCGCAACGACTACACCGAGGAGGGCGGCTTCCCGGAGTACTCGCAACC
- the LOC120958624 gene encoding neuroglian isoform X8, producing MRTTHSSSGSAPATQLLLAAAVVLMLNVLTVHSLIHSPPRIIKQPPPDEMLFQVAQQGESDKPFLIECEAEGEPTPKYRWIKNGKKFEWQTYDDRMSQQPGRGTLVITSPRDEDLGQYQCFAENEHGTATSNSVFVRKAELNSFKDGSPQTLQADEGKPFKLVCQPPDGWPKPNVYWMIQNMDGGIRSINNSRMTLDPEGNLWFSNVTRDDESNDFFYACAASSVFRSEYKIGNRVLLQVKQTGISAAQNRHPPQRQYVSRKNEVALKGKQIELFCIYGGTPLPETVWTKNGRAIVWNDKIQQDNYGKSLKIRRVSSEDAGTYTCEVSNGVGQADSYSINLAVNAVPYFTVEPEIVNAAEGETAEFKCEAAGNPKPNIMWIHNGKQIDVSQGNARRIVGSSSIYISKLQKSDTGNYGCNATNSLGYVYKDVYLNVLALAPEITDPPKREFTVDQRNVTMTCRVFGAPKPQVKWLRNDRELTGGRYQTMPSGDLFIRDVKFDDAGEYTCHAVNNLGSKSASGELIVKERTVINDPPQDYEAEAGTTVTFRCNAIADSSLELTIEWLTKGEIIDFENQPRFIRTSDNSLMISKTIELDTGTYTCLARTDLDEVMANATLTVMDRPNPPTLTRVNCKGKVAQIEWISNGDNRSPILNYIIEYNTSFTPDTYDVLSDDVPGTDFAWTVNTTPWNNYTFRVIAVNKVGRSLPSGHSDVCTTESSVPYKNPDNLEGEGTTPTNLVIKWRPLAQVDHNAPGLHYRVYWRRDIPGAEWNSADVRDWRQSSYTVEGLPTFTRYSVKVVALNDRGEANSGPWEIMAYSGEDTPLDAPANFTLIQVTGPTAAILSWNPVTPESLRGHFKGYKIQTWTEADGEENLREILITADSKQALVTDFVPDATNYARILAYNGRYNGPASTTLSFDTPEGVPNTIQALEAYPLGSSAFLLRWKKPLQPNGKLTGYRIYYEEVKGTTVGPRMEREPHISDPAVLEAKLGRLKPAAKYRIHVVATTKAGEGQDFYIERATSSGLGLPPDVPNFYWENIRSENGLANIKVVWQPALGGKAGSHFYVKYRVKDESSWQTTDPELYENYLIVHGINPDHLYEFRVVSVDGEYQTESATQEVDTYGIQSSVKVPGDNIATAGWFIGMMLAIAFLILVLIIICIVKRNRGGKYDVHDRELANGRNDYTEEGGFPEYSQPYE from the exons ATACCGTTGGATCAAGAACGGCAAAAAGTTCGAATGGCAAACGTACGACGACCGGATGTCCCAGCAGCCGGGGCGTGGTACGCTGGTAATTACGTCACCGCGCGACGAAGATCTCGGCCAGTACCAGTGCTTCGCGGAGAACGAGCACGGTACCGCCACCTCCAACTCGGTGTTTGTGCGCAAGGCGGAGCTGAACTCGTTCAAGGACGGTTCGCCCCAGACGCTGCAGGCGGACGAGGGCAAACCGTTCAAGCTGGTCTGCCAGCCGCCGGACGGCTGGCCGAAGCCGAACGTCTACTGGATGATCCAGAACATGGACGGGGGCATCCGGAGCATCAACAACTCGCGCATGACGCTCGACCCGGAGGGCAACCTGTGGTTCTCGAACGTGACGCGCGACGACGAATCGAACGACTTCTTCTACGCCTGTGCCGCCTCGTCCGTGTTTCGCAGCGAGTACAAGATCGGCAACcgggtgctgctgcaggtgaAGCAGACGGGCATCTCGGCGGCCCAGAACCGGCACCCGCCCCAGCGCCAGTACGTGTCGCGCAAGAACGAGGTCGCGCTGAAGGGCAAGCAGATCGAGCTGTTCTGCATCTACGGCGGCACGCCGCTGCCCGAGACGGTGTGGACGAAGAACGGGCGGGCGATCGTGTGGAACGACAAGATCCAGCAGGACAACTACGGCAAGTCGCTCAAGATACGGCGCGTCTCGTCGGAGGATGCGGGCACGTACACGTGCGAGGTGTCGAACGGCGTCGGGCAGGCGGACTCGTACTCGATCAACCTGGCGGTGAACGCGGTGCCGTACTTTACGGTCGAGCCGGAGATCGTGAACGCGGCGGAGGGCGAGACGGCCGAGTTTAAGTGCGAGGCGGCCGGCAACCCGAAGCCGAACATCATGTGGATCCACAACGGCAAGCAGATCGACGTGAGCCAGGGCAATGCGCGCCGCATCGTCGGCTCGTCCAGCATCTACATAAGCAAGCTGCAGAAGAGCGACACGGGCAACTACGGCTGTAACGCGACCAACTCGCTCGGCTACGTGTACAAGGACGTGTACCTGAACGTGTTGGCGCTCGCGCCAGAAATTACCGATCCGCCCAAGCGCGAGTTCACCGTCGACCAGCGCAACGTGACGATGACGTGCCGGGTGTTCGGTGCGCCGAAGCCGCAGGTCAAGTGGCTGCGGAACGACCGCGAGCTGACCGGCGGCCGGTACCAGACGATGCCGAGCGGCGACCTGTTTATCCGCGACGTGAAGTTCGACGACGCGGGCGAGTACACGTGCCACGCGGTGAACAATCTCGGCAGCAAGTCGGCGTCCGGCGAGCTGATCGTGAAGGAGCGCACGGTCATTAACGATCCGCCGCAGGACTACGAGGCGGAGGCGGGCACGACCGTCACGTTCCGCTGTAACGCGATCGCCGACTCGTCGCTCGAGCTGACGATCGAGTGGCTGACCAAGGGCGAGATCATCGACTTCGAGAACCAGCCGCGCTTCATCCGCACCTCCGACAACTCGCTGATGATTTCGAAAACGATCGAGCTGGACACGGGCACCTACACCTGTCTGGCCCGCACCGACCTGGACGAGGTGATGGCGAACGCGACGCTCACCGTGATGGACCGGCCGAACCCGCCGACGCTGACGCGCGTCAACTGCAAGGGCAAGGTGGCCCAGATCGAGTGGATCTCGAACGGCGACAACCGGTCCCCGATCCTGAACTACATCATCGAGTACAACACCTCGTTCACGCCCGACACGTACGACGTGCTGTCGGACGACGTGCCCGGCACGGACTTCGCCTGGACGGTGAACACCACGCCCTGGAACAACTACACCTTCCGCGTGATTGCGGTGAACAAGGTCGGCCGGTCGCTGCCGTCCGGCCACAGCGACGTCTGCACGACCGAGTCGAGCGTGCCGTACAAAAATCCGGACAATCTCGAGGGCGAAGGCACGACGCCGACCAATCTCGTAATTAAGTGGCGTCCGCTCGCGCAAGTCGACCACAACGCGCCCGGCCTGCACTATCGCGTCTACTGGCGGCGGGACATACCCGGCGCGGAGTGGAACTCGGCGGACGTGCGTGACTGGCGCCAGTCGTCCTACACGGTCGAGGGTTTGCCGACGTTTACGCGCTACAGCGTGAAGGTGGTGGCGCTGAACGATCGCGGCGAGGCGAACTCGGGCCCGTGGGAAATCATGGCGTACAGCGGGGAGGATACGCCGCTCGATGCGCCGGCCAACTTTACGCTGATCCAGGTGACGGGACCGACTGCGGCCATCCTCAGCTGGAACCCGGTGACGCCCGAATCGCTGCGCGGCCACTTCAAGGGCTACAAGATCCAAACCTGGACCGAGGCGGACGGCGAGGAGAACCTGCGCGAGATACTGATCACCGCCGACTCGAAGCAGGCGCTCGTGACGGACTTCGTGCCGGACGCGACCAACTACGCCCGCATCCTCGCGTACAACGGCCGGTACAACGGGCCGGCCAGCACGACGCTGTCGTTCGACACGCCCGAGGGCGTGCCGAACACGATCCAGGCGCTCGAGGCGTACCCGCTCGGGTCGTCCGCGTTCCTGCTGCGCTGGAAGAAACCGCTGCAACCGAACGGCAAGCTCACCGGCTACCGGATCTACTACGAGGAGGTGAAGGGCACGACGGTGGGCCCGCGGATGGAGCGCGAACCGCACATCTCCGATCCGGCCGTGCTGGAGGCGAAGCTGGGCCGCCTGAAGCCGGCTGCCAAGTATCGTATTCACGTCGTCGCCACCACCAAGGCTGGCGAAGGTCAAGA CTTCTACATCGAGCGGGCCACCTCGTCCGGTCTGGGTCTGCCACCGGACGTACCCAACTTCTACTGGGAAAACATCCGGTCGGAGAACGGGCTCGCCAACATCAAGGTGGTGTGGCAGCCGGCCCTCGGCGGCAAGGCTGGCTCGCACTTCTACGTCAAGTACCGCGTCAAGGACGAGTCGAGCTGGCAGACGACCGATCCGGAGCTGTATGAAAACTATCTGATCGTGCACGGCATCAACCCGGACCATCTGTACGAGTTCCGGGTCGTGTCGGTCGACGGCGAATATCAGACGGAATCGGCCACGCAGGAAGTCGACACCTACGGCATCC AGAGCTCCGTGAAGGTGCCGGGCGATAACATTGCGACGGCCGGCTGGTTCATCGGCATGATGCTGGCGATCGCGTTCCTCATACTGGTGCTGATCATCATCTGCATCGTGAAGCGCAACCGGGGCGGCAAATACGACGTGCACGATCGGGAGCTGGCCAACGGCCGCAACGACTACACCGAGGAGGGCGGCTTCCCGGAGTACTCGCAACC